CGAGCGCCCGAACAGCACGACGGGCTTGTTCAGCTCCAGCATCCATTGCGCTGATTCTTCCTGCATCCGCGAGGTAACGATCAGGCCGTCCACCCGTTGGGAAAGGGCCTCGATGAGCTGCCTTTCGCGCGCCTGGTTCTCCTCCGTATCGACCAGCAGCAGCGTGTAGTCCTGCTGTAGCGCGATCCGGTTCGCGCCCTTGACGATGTTCGTGAAGTGGGGATTGCGGATATCGAGCACGGCAAGCCCGATGGCGCGGGTCTTGCCGGTGATCATCGACCGGGCCAGCGGATTGGAGCGGTATCCAAGCTGTTCGATCGCCGCCTTCAGCTTGGCCTCGACCGGCGCGGAGAAACGCTGGGTCCCATTCATGAATTTTGAAACGGTGGCGACCGAGACCCCCGCGGCTGCCGCAACGTCGCGAATGGTAGGAGAGTTTGTCTTCATCTATGAACTTGTGGTGCGCTTCGCGCGTGCGGCTACCGGTACTGGCGGCCACCGATGAATGGGGTCCGAACGAGCCTAGAGTTGCGAAATTATATGGTGGAAATCGTTTTCTTACCCGGATTCCGAGCGGAGGCGTCAGGCAAGCTCCAGTCGCATCGAGAGCCTGACGCGTTGTCCGGGCGGCACGGCGTTGGCCGTAGGGTCCAGCTGGCCCGCCAGGTGAGTGCACGGCTCCACACACAGGAACGACTCGCCGGCCCGGTGATGCACGACGACATGGCCGGCTTCCGGGCTCGATATCCCGACGTGGCGCCGGGTGCCCGGATAGTCGATCCGTGCTTGCGCCTGATCCGTCTCGCAGAACCACGTGAAGGTGTCGCGCGGCGGCACATGGCGGCGCAGCGCAAAGCGCAACGGGCCATCCAGCCGCCGTTGCAGCACGGGCAGGCCTTCCGACGCTGGGTTCCCATGCCAGATGCTGTCGGCCATCACGGTGGCCTCCGCGCCCTGGCCGATTGCAAAGTACGGATGGAAGCCCAGACCCGCCGGCATAGGCCGCGTCGACAGGTTGGTCACTTGCAGGACCATGTCGAGCCCGCCTGCATCGACGTTGTAGCGCAGATCCGCCCGCCACGTCCACGGCCACGCCTCGCTCTGTCCGACTACCAGGGACATGTGGCAATGCGTGGCGCTAGACTGCTCGATCGACCATGCCTTGCGGTGTCCCCATCCATGCAGCCAGGCGGGGGAGCCCGGCGGGGCGATGTCCAAACCACCACCATCCCATTTGAGCCGATTACCCCTGAACTTGTTGGTGAATGGGAGCATCGGAAAGCAGCCCGCACGCCGCCATTGCGCGGGATCGAAACGATCCGTGTCGAGCGGCACGAGATAGTCGAACGCGCCGTCCGCCGATGCGCGACGCAGGCGGCCGATCCGGCCACCGAGCGTCGGGTACAAGTCGACTGCGATAGCGCCGGCCGAAAGCGTCACGGGCGCCATCAGGGCCGGCAGTGCGCGTTCAGGCGACATTGCAGCCGGCCATGAGTTCGAGTGCGCGCACCATCGCCGAGTGATCCCACTTCGATAAAGCCAATCTTTGCCATAGTTGTATGCAGGGGATGATCAGTAGCGTGGTTTGACGCGCGTCCAGTCGGACCGGAACTTGCGCATCTGCGAGACATCGTCGCGATTGGTGATGCCGGAGCGCAGGTACTGCTCATGCAGTGCGGCCAGCGCGTCGCGATCGAGTTCGACGCCGAGGCCCGGCGCATCAGTCACGGTGACGCAGCCATCGACGATCGGAATCTTGCCGCCGCGAATCACTTCATCTTCCTGCCAGGGGTAGTGCGTGTCGCAGGCGTAGGTCAGGTTCGGCACCGCTGCGGCCAGGTGCGACATCGCCATCAGGCTGATGCCCACGTGCGAGTTCGAATGCATCGACAGGCCCAGGCCGAACGTGTCGCACATGGTCGCAAGCATCTGCGTTGCGCGCAGTCCGCCCCAGTAGTGGTGATCGGACAGCACGATCTGCGCGCCGTTGAGAGCGATGTTGCGGCGGAACTCCTTCATGTCGGTGACGACCATGTTGGTCGCCAGCGGCAGACCGGTCACGCGGTGCAGCTCGGACATGCCTTCCAGGCCCGGCGTCGGGTCCTCGTAGTACTCCAGATCGCCCTGCAGGCGCTTGGCCACGCGGATGGCCGTGTCGAGCGACCAGTTCGCATTCGGATCGATCCGCAGCGGATGGTTCGGGAACGCGCGCTTCAGCGCCTTCAGGCATTCCGCCTCCAGATCGGGATCGAGCGCGCCGGCCTTCAGCTTGATGCTGCCAAAGCCATAGCGGTCGATCATCGTGCGTGCCTGCGCCACGATCCCCTCCGCGTCCAGCGCCGGGCCCCAGGTGTCGGGTCGGTACGACGGATCGATGTCGCTGGCGAACTTGAAGAACAGGTAGGCGGAGAAGGGCACCTTGCGCCGTACCGCACCGCCGAGCAGCGCATGCACCGGCAGGTCGAGCGAGCGGGCTTGCAGGTCCAGGAACGCCACTTCGAACGCGCCGAACACTTTGTGCTCGGACTTGCTCGCCTGCGAGCCGGGCGCAACGTCGAGCTGCACGCCCTCGACGGGGGATGGGCCCACCGACAGCACGCGCTGCCTGAGCCCGTTCAGGTCGAACGGGCTCAGGCCGGCCAGCCGGTCCTTGACACGCAGCAGCCCGTCCAGCACGGGTTTGTCGCCATAGGTTTCACCCAGGCCGACCAGGCCATTGTCTGTTTCCACCTCGATGATTGAGCGCAATGCAAAGGGTTCGTGCACACCGCTGGCATTCAGGAGCGGCGGATCGCTGATGGCGATGGGGGTGACGCGGACGGCAGCAATCTTCATTCGTGGTTCCTTTCAAGGCGATATCGCTATGTCGTTATGCCGGCGTGCCTGCCGCCCCCTCCAGGAGCGCCGAGGCAAAGCCGGTTTGGTGGGATTCCGGTGCGCGTCCGCTCATCTGCTCTGCAGAACCAGCGGCGGTATTGAGGAACCATAAGGATAACGTTTTCCTATGCTAAGGCAAACTTGCATAAACCGCAAATCCCTTGTTTGAAAGATCATATATCGGCACTTTTTAAGTTCTGAATTTGTTAAAAAACGGCTTAATAATCAATGTATTGTCGAGGAAATTCGGCCGCCTGGAGATTGGCGAATCACAATCCATGACCATGCCTCCTGACGTACAATATTTGCTCCCATTGCCATAGGGTTTTCACTGGCGAGCATTTCTAGGAAAACGATTGACTTAGTCGGAGGCGGTGCATATAGTTAGGAAAACGTTTTCTCTTACCGGCATCCCAGCTCCCTTTTTCATATGCAGACCGAGTTCGATTTCCAAGACAAGTTGGTCGTAGTGACAGGCGCAAGCGGTGCCATCGGCGCCGCGATCGCGAAGCAGTTCCATCGCGCTGGCGCCCATGTGATCGCCACCGGCCGCAACCGGGAGGCGCTGGCTTCCCTGTGCGACGCGTTGGGTGACCGGTGCGAAGTCATTCAGGGGGACCTTGCCGACCAGGCGCATCTGGACGAGATCCTCGCCACCGCCGAACGGTTGGGCGGCGTCGATGTGCTGATCAACAACGCCGGGATGACGCTGACGAAGAAGCCCACGGACGAAACGAGCCTGGCCGATTTCGACCAGATCCTGTCGGTCAACCTCCGCGCGATGTATGCGCTGAGCCTGAGTGTGATTCGCGGCTGGGTCGCGCGTGAGCACAAGGGCGTGATGGTGAACGTCTCGTCGCCCGGCGCGCAGCGCGCCCACCGCAACAACGCGATCTATGACATCAGCAAGGGCGGCATCGACGCACTGACACGCTGCCTGGCGGTCGATTTCGGCAAGTACGGGATTCGCGTCAATGCCATCGCGCCGGCGCAGATTCCGCATTCGCATACGCCGAATGTGAATCCGGCGGCGGCGCATGGCCTGCCGTTGCCACGCCACGGACGTCCGGACGAGGCCGCCCTGCCGGTGCTGTTCCTGGCATCGAGCGCGGCGTCGTTCATCACCGGCCACGTATTGCCCGTAGACGGCGGCTTGCTGGCCCAGTTGCGCGTGCCGGCAGCCTGAGAGACGAAGCAACAGAACCTGCAGCAAGCGCCGAGGCCGGCATGCCGGCACCGCGCCGATAAGAAATAAAGGAGACAGACATGGGAAGGACGGAACACAACATGACGAAGCGACAGACGTTCGGCACGCGCGTACTGCCGGCCGTCGCGGCCTGCGCCGCGCTGACGGCCATCGTGCCGGCCGCGCACGCGGAAACACTGCGCGTCTGGACGCGTTCGAACGTCGATGCTCGTGCGACCTACGACAACATCGCGGCCGCATTCACGAAGAAGACCGGCATCAAGGTCGAGTACTTCAACGCCATGACCGACTACGAGCAGCGTCTGTCGCGTGCGATCGCGGGCAACGACTTGCCCGACGTGATCATCAACGACACGTCGTCGCTCGGACTGATGATGAAGTCGGGTGTCGCGCAGGAGATCGACCGCGCCAGCCTGCCCGGTGCAAACGAAATCCAGGACCGCGCATGGGACGGCGCACGCGGCTACAACGGCAAGTACTACGGCGTGCCCGTGTCGGTGCAGTCGTTCGTGTTCCTGATCCGCAAGGACTGGCGCGACAAGCTCGGTCTGCCGGTGCCGAAGTCGTGGGAAGACATCGCCGCTCTCGCGAAGGCCTTCACCACGAAGCAGCCTGCCGGCCCCGGCAAGCAGGTCTACGGTTTTGCCTTCCCGGGATCCGCCACACGCGGCTACACCACCTGGTTCATGAGCAGCTTCCTCTGGCAGGCCGGCGGCGACTTCATTCGTCCGGTATCGGGCGGCAAGTTCCGCGGCTCGCTCGACGAACCAGCCGCGGTGAAGACCGTTGGCTACTTCCGGCAGATGATGTGCACGGACAAGGTGATGCAGCCCGGCGCGATCAACGCCACCACGGCTGACGCCATCGCGAGCTTCCGCTCCGGCCAGACTGGCATCTTCTTCACGGGCCCGTATCACATCGCCGTGGCCGACCAGGAACCGGGCCGCGACAAGATCGAAGTCGTCGCCGCGCCTCCGGGTCCCGCTGGCAAGTCCGACTCGCTCGGCGAGGGCGAACTGGCCTACGTGACGCGCGCCGCCAACAAGCAGGCGGCGCTTTCCTTCATCGCGTTCCTGACATCAGGCGAAGGCCAGCGCATGGGCATGAATCCGGGCGGCTTCCCGGTGGTCCGCCTGCCGGTCAACAAGACGGTCAATTCTGGCCAGGTCTACAAGGACCAGCGCTGGGTGACCGTGGAAAACGTCTATCAGAAGGACGCCCACTACGTACCCGCGATTCCCGACTGGATGAGCATGCGCCAGCTTACCGCCGAAGGTCTGAACCGCATCCTGGCCAATTGCTCCAGCGACGTGGATGGCGGCCTCAAGGACCTGAACAAGCGGGTCAATCAGGAACTGGCACGTCAGCGCGTACTGGCCAACTGATTTGCGCGGCCAAGCATTCCGAGGTACCACAATGAGAAGTCAGAATTCCAGCCTGCGGCGGGCATGCGTGCCGTGGCTCTTCCTGCTGCCCGCGCTCGCGCTCTTCGTCCTGTTCAAGTTCGTGCCGATGGCGCGCGGGCTCGAAATGAGCTTCTACCAGGTCAACTTCGGCTCGGACTGGGAGTGGGTGGGACTGGAGAATTTCCAGCGCGCCTTTGCCGATAGCGACCTGCACACGGCTGTGATCCAGACCGCCTTGTATGTGTCGGTGTCGGTGATCGTGTCGGCCGTCATCGCCTTCGCGCTGGCACTGGCCCTTGAAGGCCCTGCCCGTCACCTGCGCATCATCCGCACGGCGATGTTTCTGCCCGCGGTAACCAGCGCGGCCGTGGTGGCGCAGATCTGGCAGATCATGCTGTCCCCGGCGCCAGATGGCATCGGTAACACGATCCTCGGCTTCCTTGGTGTGGGACACGCGGGCTTCTTCTCGGACCCGAACCAGGCGCTCGGCTCGCTGATCGTCATGCAGATCTGGAAAACCGTGCCGTACGACATGATGATTTTCGTCGCGGGCCTGACCGGCGTGAACCGCGAGCTGTATGACGCAGCGGCAGTGGACGGTGCACGCTGGCACCACCGGCTCTGGTACGTGACGCTGCCCGCCATGCGCCACACGGTGGTGATCGTCGGCGTGCTGGGCTTCATCCGCGGCGTGCGCGTGTTCACCGAGGTGTACTCCAGCACGGGCGGCGGCCCCGGCGGCTCCACCGAAGTGGTGATGACCTATGTCTACAAGGCCGGCTTCGTGCAGTTCGACTATGGCTATGCATCGGCCGTGTCCTGCCTGCTGTTCCTCTTCACCGCGGTGACCACCGTGACCTATCTGACCCTGCGTCAACGGAGCAATCGCCATGGAGCTTAACCAGAGCCTGCGCCAGAAGAGCGTGACGGGCGCCGTGAGCGCGCCCCGGTTCAACATCGCCAGGATCACGGCAGTCGCGGGGCGATGGATTCTTTACGCGGCGATCGTGCTGGTGTTCGCCGGCCCGTTCTGGGCGATGCTCGCCACCGCGTTCAGCGCGGAAACCGTGCAGCCGGGGCGCATGGTGGCGTGGCCGTCGCACCCGTCGCTCAAGCATCTGGTTTACGCTTGGGACAACGCTGGTGCCTGGCGCTACCTCCTGAACTCGTGCGTGGTGGTGGCCGGCGGGCTGGTCCTGCAGATGTCGGTCAGCGCGCTGGCTGCCTATGCGCTGGCCCGCAAGAAGTTTGTCGGCGCGGGCCTGGTGAGCCTGCTGTTCCTGTCGACCATGATGCTGCCCGAGGAAGTGATCGCGATCCCGCTGTATCTGGTGCTGGGCAAGCTGCCGGTGCTTCACGCCAGCCTGCTGAACTCCTATCTCGGCATGATCCTGCCGGTGGCAGGCTGGGCGTTCTCGATCTTCGTGCTCACTGAGTTCATGAAGGCGATTCCGATGGAGCTCGAAGAGGCGGCGCGCATCGACGGCGCCAGCGAATGGCAGATCTTCTGGCGGGTCGTGCTGCCGCTCGTGAAGCCGGCGCTCGGCACTACCGGCATCTTCGGCTTCCTGATGATCTGGGACCAGTACCTGCTGCCGCTCATCGTCGTGAATCGCGAATCG
This genomic stretch from Cupriavidus basilensis harbors:
- a CDS encoding glucarate dehydratase family protein, giving the protein MKIAAVRVTPIAISDPPLLNASGVHEPFALRSIIEVETDNGLVGLGETYGDKPVLDGLLRVKDRLAGLSPFDLNGLRQRVLSVGPSPVEGVQLDVAPGSQASKSEHKVFGAFEVAFLDLQARSLDLPVHALLGGAVRRKVPFSAYLFFKFASDIDPSYRPDTWGPALDAEGIVAQARTMIDRYGFGSIKLKAGALDPDLEAECLKALKRAFPNHPLRIDPNANWSLDTAIRVAKRLQGDLEYYEDPTPGLEGMSELHRVTGLPLATNMVVTDMKEFRRNIALNGAQIVLSDHHYWGGLRATQMLATMCDTFGLGLSMHSNSHVGISLMAMSHLAAAVPNLTYACDTHYPWQEDEVIRGGKIPIVDGCVTVTDAPGLGVELDRDALAALHEQYLRSGITNRDDVSQMRKFRSDWTRVKPRY
- a CDS encoding ABC transporter substrate-binding protein, which codes for MTKRQTFGTRVLPAVAACAALTAIVPAAHAETLRVWTRSNVDARATYDNIAAAFTKKTGIKVEYFNAMTDYEQRLSRAIAGNDLPDVIINDTSSLGLMMKSGVAQEIDRASLPGANEIQDRAWDGARGYNGKYYGVPVSVQSFVFLIRKDWRDKLGLPVPKSWEDIAALAKAFTTKQPAGPGKQVYGFAFPGSATRGYTTWFMSSFLWQAGGDFIRPVSGGKFRGSLDEPAAVKTVGYFRQMMCTDKVMQPGAINATTADAIASFRSGQTGIFFTGPYHIAVADQEPGRDKIEVVAAPPGPAGKSDSLGEGELAYVTRAANKQAALSFIAFLTSGEGQRMGMNPGGFPVVRLPVNKTVNSGQVYKDQRWVTVENVYQKDAHYVPAIPDWMSMRQLTAEGLNRILANCSSDVDGGLKDLNKRVNQELARQRVLAN
- a CDS encoding carbohydrate ABC transporter permease, which translates into the protein MRSQNSSLRRACVPWLFLLPALALFVLFKFVPMARGLEMSFYQVNFGSDWEWVGLENFQRAFADSDLHTAVIQTALYVSVSVIVSAVIAFALALALEGPARHLRIIRTAMFLPAVTSAAVVAQIWQIMLSPAPDGIGNTILGFLGVGHAGFFSDPNQALGSLIVMQIWKTVPYDMMIFVAGLTGVNRELYDAAAVDGARWHHRLWYVTLPAMRHTVVIVGVLGFIRGVRVFTEVYSSTGGGPGGSTEVVMTYVYKAGFVQFDYGYASAVSCLLFLFTAVTTVTYLTLRQRSNRHGA
- a CDS encoding SDR family NAD(P)-dependent oxidoreductase, translating into MQTEFDFQDKLVVVTGASGAIGAAIAKQFHRAGAHVIATGRNREALASLCDALGDRCEVIQGDLADQAHLDEILATAERLGGVDVLINNAGMTLTKKPTDETSLADFDQILSVNLRAMYALSLSVIRGWVAREHKGVMVNVSSPGAQRAHRNNAIYDISKGGIDALTRCLAVDFGKYGIRVNAIAPAQIPHSHTPNVNPAAAHGLPLPRHGRPDEAALPVLFLASSAASFITGHVLPVDGGLLAQLRVPAA
- a CDS encoding carbohydrate ABC transporter permease — encoded protein: MELNQSLRQKSVTGAVSAPRFNIARITAVAGRWILYAAIVLVFAGPFWAMLATAFSAETVQPGRMVAWPSHPSLKHLVYAWDNAGAWRYLLNSCVVVAGGLVLQMSVSALAAYALARKKFVGAGLVSLLFLSTMMLPEEVIAIPLYLVLGKLPVLHASLLNSYLGMILPVAGWAFSIFVLTEFMKAIPMELEEAARIDGASEWQIFWRVVLPLVKPALGTTGIFGFLMIWDQYLLPLIVVNRESLYTLPVILATLRTDEHISPNVFIAVTLLAMIPSVLLYLGLQKQFQRGLTAGAVKG